CAGCGACGGATTCAGGATCCCGGCCCCGGCCTTTAAACACCACAACGCCCCGGCTGGACTGATCGGATAGATGAACACCGCTGTCAGGCTCAGCGGCACCACCACAAACCCGATCAGCGGTATCAGCACGAGATTGCTCAGCAGGCCCACCAGCGATACCTGATTAAAGTAAAACATAACAAGCGGCAGGGTTCCCAACACCGCCAAAAAAGACACCATGATAAAAATAAACAGCTTACGGAACAGGCCCGGCCGCTGATGGCCCCTTTGGGTTCCGGCAAGACCGCAAACGATGAAGAAAACCGCTGAAAACGATAACTGAAAAGAAATGGAAAAAAGCGCCGGCGGATAAATAGTCAGAATCGCCATTGCGGCAACTGCCAGCGTATTGATCAGGTCCTGGTCGGTTTCCAGTAAAAAAGTGAGCAGGAATACCGCGACCATGATCACGGCCCGCTGGGTGGACGGCGACATCCCGGCCAGCAGGCCGTATATAAGCACCGGGATCAGGGTCAGCAGCGCAGCGCCCTTGCGCGTCCAGGCCCGCCACAACAACGGCCGGATCCATTGAAGCAGCCATTGAAAAAAAGCGAAGGCCGCGGTGGCGACGATCCCGACATGAAGCCCGGAAATGGCCAGGAGATGACTCACCCCGGCCCGATTAAAGGCCGTGATCATCTCATCGGAAATATGGCCGCGTTCACCGATGATCAGGGCCTTTAGAACCCCCTGATGTTCCCCCTCCCCGGTTTTGTCGATAAGTTCCGAAATTCGATTTCGCGCTGTTTTAATATCGACCCGAACTGGCGGCGCCGGATTTCCATTAAGGATCTGCAGCCCTTTTGCCTGGACGTGGGCGGCGCCCCAGATATGATTGAAATTCATATAACGCCGGTAATCAAATCGACCCGGGTTGTTGAAATTCCGGAACGCCCGGATCGCGCCTGTAAAGGCAACGCGATCCCCGCTGGAGAGTATTGGGCCGTCCCCCCAGACCGACACAACGATCCGGCCATATACCGGACCGGCGGTTGCCGCCTCAATGGCTTCCACATCTAAAACAAATCGTACCCGATGGGGATATATGACCGGTTGGCTGTCGACGGTCCCGCTGATTTTGCAAGGACCTGAATCGATGAATCGCATCACGTGGTTGGCGGAAAAATTCGGTGCTGCCCAGGGCTGTATGGCAAGATACCCCAGGGATAGAAACAGCATAATCGGCAGCGTACGGGCTGTTTTATTCTGTATCAGGCCGGTGCAGATGGCAATGGTGCTTGCCGCAACCAGTAGATATGCCCACCCGTCAAGTCCGGAAACCCCCAGCCCGGCGGCTATACCGACTATAAAGGCGAATAAAAGCGGAATAACCGGTCGGGCGAAAACCTTATCGGTCATAACCGAACCTCTCCCGCAGAAGGATAAGCGTTATGGACTGTCGAACCGGTACGCGTCTTTATATAAAATGAGGGTTAACAACTATGGTAATTGAAGAAACGGAATTGTCCGGACGCTGAAACGCTGCGCTATTTTGACAACTGCTATAATTTGCTTTTCACTTGTACCCTTGAACCCTGAACCCTGGAACCCTTTTCAACTACTTGACCCGCCGTATCGCCGCCCCCAATCGTGAAAATTTTTCCTCGATGCCCTCATATCCGCGGTCGAGATGATAGACGCGATTGACCTCGGTTTTGCCCTTTGCAATCAGGCCGGCCAGAATCAGGGACGCGCTTGCCCTCAGATCGGTTGCCATCACCGGCGCGGCCGAAAGATGCGGTACCCCTTTTACCATGGCGGTATTGCCGGAAATGGTGATATCAGCCCCCATCCGCTTGAGCTCGCTGACATGGATAAACCGGTTTTCAAAAATACTCTCCACAATCATGCTCAACCCGCCGGCAACGGACATGAGCACCATAACCTGGGCCTGCATATCGGTGGGAAACCCCGGATAGGGGAGCGTTTTAAAATCAACGCTGGCAATGTCACCCGACCCCAAGACCCGCATTGAATTTTTTGAAGTCGATATGATGGCGCCGCTCTGGCCGAGCTTGTGGATGACGGCTTCAAGATGCTCCGGCCGGCAGCCCTGGATGGTAATATCGCCGCCGGTCAGGGCTGCCGCAACCATGAACGTCCCGGTTTCGATCCGGTCCGGTATAACGGCAACGGACGCCGGATGCAGCGCCGATACCCCTGTTATGGTAATGACCGAAGTGCCGGCCCCCTGCACCTTTGCCCCCATCTTATTGAGGGTATCCGCCAGTGCGATTATCTCGGGTTCGCGAGCGGCATTTTGCAGCACGGTCACACCTTCGGCCAGGACCGCGGCCATCATTAAATTTTCGGTGCCGGTTACCGTGGGAATATCAAAATATATTTCATCGCCCACCAACCGCTCCGCCGATGCTTCGACATAGCCATGGGCCAGTTCAATCGTAGCGCCCAGCTGCCGGAGTCCTTTTAAATGCAGATTGATCGGCCGCTCGCCGATGGAACAGCCGCCGGGCAGCGACACCCGCGCCCGTTTAAGCCTTGCCACCAGGGGCCCCAGCACCAGGATGGACGCTCGCATTTTTCGCACCAGGTCATAGGGGGCTTCGTGGTTGCACAATCCGCTGGCATCAATCCGCACGTTGCTGCCGTCGGATTCAGTCCGTGCGCCTAAATTGGCCAGGAGCAGCTTGATGGTCTGGATGTCCTGAAGGTTGGGGACATTGCTGTACGTGTTCTCTCCATCCGTCAGCAGCGAGGACACCAGGATGGG
The genomic region above belongs to Desulfobacterales bacterium and contains:
- a CDS encoding ComEC/Rec2 family competence protein, coding for MTDKVFARPVIPLLFAFIVGIAAGLGVSGLDGWAYLLVAASTIAICTGLIQNKTARTLPIMLFLSLGYLAIQPWAAPNFSANHVMRFIDSGPCKISGTVDSQPVIYPHRVRFVLDVEAIEAATAGPVYGRIVVSVWGDGPILSSGDRVAFTGAIRAFRNFNNPGRFDYRRYMNFNHIWGAAHVQAKGLQILNGNPAPPVRVDIKTARNRISELIDKTGEGEHQGVLKALIIGERGHISDEMITAFNRAGVSHLLAISGLHVGIVATAAFAFFQWLLQWIRPLLWRAWTRKGAALLTLIPVLIYGLLAGMSPSTQRAVIMVAVFLLTFLLETDQDLINTLAVAAMAILTIYPPALFSISFQLSFSAVFFIVCGLAGTQRGHQRPGLFRKLFIFIMVSFLAVLGTLPLVMFYFNQVSLVGLLSNLVLIPLIGFVVVPLSLTAVFIYPISPAGALWCLKAGAGILNPSLDIVKFFAGLPFAAIKTITPNYVEIACYYGLAGLLFYWRQDRLRKAIDPVGHPQPSERDASAEEEPDGPVHRTAGAGSRIRNRVYRFCQRMPLKKHLAAMAAGVLLLAAGVDAGYWYYQRLLHPALRVTVIDVGQGNAALLELPKGYTMLVDGGGFSDNSSFDVGAQVVAPLLWRKKIKTIDALVLSHPNSDHLNGLLYIAEHFNVKEIWANGQPAAIRSYERFLEIIQKNNIRMPGFDTLARNREINGVRLNIIYPLPKFFEKSAAEKWRNLNNNSLVVQVRFGAKTILFTGDIMAPAEAELVSATGATLAGDVLVSPHHGSAKSNSDVFLDAVSPKVVIVSAGWKNRFHFPHESVLEKYHRRGYRLFRTDTDGAVFITTDGTDLEIRPFLTHNS
- the murA gene encoding UDP-N-acetylglucosamine 1-carboxyvinyltransferase yields the protein MDKIVIEGGRTLQGEVTISGAKNAALPILVSSLLTDGENTYSNVPNLQDIQTIKLLLANLGARTESDGSNVRIDASGLCNHEAPYDLVRKMRASILVLGPLVARLKRARVSLPGGCSIGERPINLHLKGLRQLGATIELAHGYVEASAERLVGDEIYFDIPTVTGTENLMMAAVLAEGVTVLQNAAREPEIIALADTLNKMGAKVQGAGTSVITITGVSALHPASVAVIPDRIETGTFMVAAALTGGDITIQGCRPEHLEAVIHKLGQSGAIISTSKNSMRVLGSGDIASVDFKTLPYPGFPTDMQAQVMVLMSVAGGLSMIVESIFENRFIHVSELKRMGADITISGNTAMVKGVPHLSAAPVMATDLRASASLILAGLIAKGKTEVNRVYHLDRGYEGIEEKFSRLGAAIRRVK